A portion of the Candidatus Thorarchaeota archaeon genome contains these proteins:
- a CDS encoding metallophosphoesterase: MTETIRIGQMSDLHLGYRQYGQFDRAKDFFNAAADAVETLLEQVPDFVVVPGDIFHRARPYPADQRHSIRVFDVFRQNRIPVFATRGNHDASYAWSKRQGGNELHVLQDLGLLTYLEDEFKEVSLSNGLSVRVWGLGYYGNDTSAKLKGLAKENEDALDDSDMPNILLMHAYLENMIPSAKLSEYTLDVLGFDYVAIGHYHKWWLNGSETICCSGSTEHVSAAEWDNPERSVAVATLTKKSTSWESSVERFTYAVRPKKRKKLELGTVTITEASEAVSQALQELDEEHAIIRIDVTGKLSEAHESLDIRSLTQEAKKAFHVTIEPQMDYAGLPVREDVSDTELMEEVFVQRMDVSEENAGKWVSLANNMKDILTGSLDDKAESTLLEMLYDFTDDEVIQEELGDAE; this comes from the coding sequence TTGACCGAAACAATACGAATTGGGCAGATGTCCGATCTGCATTTGGGATATAGGCAATACGGACAATTTGATCGCGCTAAGGACTTCTTCAATGCAGCGGCTGATGCTGTTGAAACCCTTTTGGAGCAGGTCCCCGATTTTGTTGTTGTACCCGGTGATATTTTTCATCGGGCACGCCCATATCCTGCCGATCAGCGGCATTCAATACGAGTGTTTGATGTGTTCAGGCAAAATCGCATTCCCGTTTTTGCTACGAGAGGAAATCATGACGCATCATATGCTTGGAGCAAAAGGCAGGGAGGCAACGAGCTTCATGTGCTTCAGGATTTGGGACTTCTCACGTATTTGGAAGACGAGTTCAAAGAGGTTTCGCTGAGTAATGGTTTGTCTGTGAGAGTCTGGGGTCTTGGCTATTATGGAAATGATACCAGTGCCAAGCTCAAAGGCTTGGCAAAAGAAAACGAGGATGCACTGGATGACAGCGATATGCCAAACATCCTCCTCATGCATGCCTATCTGGAGAACATGATTCCATCCGCCAAGTTGAGTGAATATACGCTCGATGTCCTCGGCTTCGACTATGTTGCCATTGGCCATTACCATAAGTGGTGGTTGAACGGCTCTGAGACCATTTGCTGTTCAGGGTCAACCGAGCACGTTTCAGCTGCGGAATGGGACAACCCAGAGCGATCGGTTGCAGTGGCTACGTTGACCAAGAAAAGCACATCCTGGGAATCATCAGTCGAGCGTTTCACCTATGCTGTTAGACCCAAGAAGCGAAAGAAACTGGAATTAGGCACGGTAACAATCACGGAAGCCTCTGAAGCCGTATCCCAAGCCCTGCAGGAGCTGGACGAGGAGCATGCCATCATCCGCATCGATGTGACTGGTAAGCTGAGTGAAGCTCATGAATCTCTGGATATCAGAAGCCTTACTCAGGAGGCCAAGAAGGCCTTCCATGTCACGATAGAACCACAGATGGATTATGCCGGCTTGCCGGTTCGGGAAGACGTGTCTGATACTGAGTTGATGGAAGAGGTCTTTGTGCAGCGGATGGACGTTTCAGAAGAGAATGCTGGGAAATGGGTGTCGCTGGCAAACAACATGAAAGACATCCTAACTGGGTCCCTTGATGACAAAGCTGAATCGACATTGCTTGAGATGCTCTACGATTTTACGGATGATGAGGTAATTCAAGAAGAACTAGGTGATGCAGAATGA
- a CDS encoding AAA family ATPase has protein sequence MKLQSLRLKNVKCFDDGEVNFASGKNVIVGRNGSGKSTILQSILYSLYSDFEQGNLDEFIRLGKDTAEFELDFEHRGQEYTVQRIIRASGTNEAYLMTRPQENTIAEKQTTVTDEIAEILDIKKEIFRDVILVSQGEIAEIIGMRDSERKDLFDKLLGLQEFDKAWGNCRRIRSHLESDIKESKKVIAAYEKPASKLEERKKELKDKKEELTKLKKKLEANNEELEDVQEEFDRLDSMKEELARLKTKTEQRQKAIDREEEAIVSSLEEAEEHSDEISLSLPETV, from the coding sequence ATGAAACTGCAGTCTCTCAGACTGAAGAATGTCAAGTGCTTCGATGATGGTGAGGTCAATTTCGCCAGCGGAAAAAATGTCATAGTCGGTAGAAACGGTTCTGGGAAGAGCACTATTCTGCAGTCTATTCTCTATTCCTTATACAGTGATTTTGAGCAAGGGAACTTGGATGAGTTCATTCGTCTGGGAAAGGATACTGCAGAGTTCGAGCTCGATTTCGAACATAGAGGTCAGGAGTATACTGTTCAACGGATAATCCGTGCATCAGGCACAAACGAAGCCTATCTGATGACTCGCCCTCAAGAAAACACAATTGCTGAGAAGCAAACTACGGTTACTGATGAAATTGCTGAGATTTTGGATATAAAGAAGGAAATATTCCGAGATGTCATCCTGGTCAGTCAGGGGGAGATTGCTGAAATCATCGGGATGAGGGACTCGGAGAGGAAAGACCTGTTTGATAAACTGCTCGGCCTCCAGGAGTTCGATAAGGCTTGGGGCAATTGCAGAAGAATTCGATCACATCTGGAGTCAGACATCAAGGAATCCAAGAAAGTCATAGCTGCCTACGAGAAACCTGCCTCGAAACTGGAAGAACGAAAGAAGGAACTCAAAGATAAGAAGGAAGAACTAACCAAGCTGAAAAAGAAGCTTGAGGCTAACAACGAAGAACTGGAGGATGTTCAGGAGGAGTTCGACAGACTAGATAGCATGAAGGAAGAGCTTGCCAGACTGAAAACCAAAACCGAGCAACGCCAGAAAGCCATTGATCGCGAAGAGGAAGCAATTGTTTCCAGTCTTGAAGAAGCGGAAGAGCATAGTGACGAGATTTCATTGAGTCTCCCTGAGACTGTG